One window from the genome of Phycisphaerales bacterium encodes:
- a CDS encoding type II secretion system protein, protein MKPLRHIPIRRHARRAMTLLEFLLALMVTALISVAMGGMVTAVARATELDQHTRQTTVRSQAAMVRLASYVSPARCVLSSDTSRLVIWLDDTRESQTVHATEVRWIDHDPDTGTIRLHYVSFPDSLSPVERDLLDVVLPVATTDWWATLQSYELLTYTNTVRLCDGVGTFDVHHLTSTEQAKRLVTFTITFEDAIGGAAVVTAASVQQWEEPTS, encoded by the coding sequence ATGAAGCCGCTGCGGCACATCCCGATCCGCCGCCATGCGCGCCGGGCCATGACGCTGCTGGAGTTTCTCCTGGCGCTCATGGTCACCGCGCTCATCTCCGTGGCGATGGGAGGGATGGTCACCGCCGTCGCCCGCGCCACCGAACTTGACCAGCACACGCGCCAGACCACCGTCCGCTCGCAGGCCGCCATGGTGCGCCTGGCCAGTTACGTTTCGCCGGCGCGCTGCGTTCTTTCGTCCGACACGAGCCGCCTGGTCATCTGGCTCGACGACACGCGCGAGAGCCAGACCGTCCACGCCACCGAAGTCCGCTGGATCGACCATGATCCCGACACGGGCACGATTCGGCTGCACTACGTTTCGTTCCCCGACTCGCTCTCGCCCGTCGAGCGCGACCTGCTCGACGTGGTGCTGCCCGTCGCCACCACCGACTGGTGGGCGACGCTGCAATCCTACGAACTCTTGACCTATACAAACACCGTGCGCCTGTGCGACGGCGTCGGGACCTTCGACGTCCACCATCTCACCAGCACCGAGCAGGCCAAGCGCCTGGTCACTTTCACCATCACGTTCGAAGACGCCATCGGCGGCGCTGCCGTCGTCACGGCGGCAAGCGTCCAGCAGTGGGAGGAGCCGACATCATGA
- a CDS encoding prepilin-type N-terminal cleavage/methylation domain-containing protein, giving the protein MLDASLAHPGRPRPAFTLLEAMIALVIMSLTVTALSMALGGGRQHATEAVDQMQGALAAEALLAEVMALDYNALDTYDGRDETPGTMQTFAGVNYPESFYRVGRRVAVLELLKDMPEWGVKVRGKEVAVETYDLNDRTLVTLVVFIVEPAS; this is encoded by the coding sequence ATGCTCGACGCCTCCCTCGCTCATCCCGGCCGGCCTCGACCTGCGTTCACACTGCTCGAGGCGATGATCGCGCTGGTGATCATGTCGCTCACCGTCACCGCCCTCTCCATGGCGCTGGGCGGCGGGCGGCAGCACGCGACGGAGGCGGTCGATCAGATGCAGGGCGCGCTTGCCGCCGAGGCGCTCCTGGCCGAAGTCATGGCCCTCGACTACAACGCGCTCGACACCTACGACGGCCGCGACGAAACGCCCGGCACCATGCAGACGTTCGCCGGCGTCAACTATCCCGAATCGTTCTACCGAGTGGGCCGGCGCGTCGCCGTGCTCGAACTGCTCAAGGACATGCCCGAGTGGGGCGTCAAGGTGCGCGGCAAGGAAGTCGCCGTCGAGACCTACGACCTCAACGACCGCACGCTTGTCACCCTGGTCGTGTTCATCGTGGAGCCCGCATCCTGA
- a CDS encoding LptF/LptG family permease — protein sequence MPLLLFWYILRDLLKVLAISTAVLVTIISFGAAIKPLSDGTLGPVALLKYILLAMPPMLQFALPFSAAFSATMVYHRMTSDNEISACAASGVSYPQLLLPAATLGVVLTIALSLISNYVSPAFWEAMARTSTRSVAEVVVGRISRGEPVQTDTLTLYARQALRIPVPEGVDADAAIGLDRVLAVNMRRGEVISTQTARQCIIYLKHTGSMTVITPIMDQGRMFQIKDEGAQVRVSASAALLPELVVEDEIERSPRFMDVGRLKAVHRAPETYSRVAQKIDELRRWMTQRELFHLIDQRLRETGTMRFSTTRLGQDNQPVAAQVELAAGGLVAGDESWTVLPPAGGGLVRLTITEGIKRTVALESRQVRLRPRIRLLPEEPTLDAEFSQVTQIALDTSPNRSRQFEQQTVPYLRVEAPIVRELQNQPARELVKAAQKYGDDATLRRLDTAIRTEVSRLLRSIVARIHERAAMSVSCLVMMLLGSVLAISMRNALPLTVYFWSFIPAILGLVVISSGADVVNDVSQFKHADVVGLVVMWSGNLLMAAMSLAFLRRVMRN from the coding sequence ATGCCCTTGCTGCTTTTCTGGTACATCCTGCGCGACCTGCTGAAGGTGCTGGCCATCTCCACGGCGGTGCTCGTGACCATCATCTCGTTCGGGGCGGCGATCAAGCCGCTCAGCGACGGGACGCTGGGCCCGGTCGCGCTGCTCAAGTACATCCTGCTGGCCATGCCGCCCATGCTGCAGTTCGCCCTGCCTTTTTCCGCGGCGTTCAGCGCCACCATGGTCTACCACCGCATGACCTCCGATAACGAGATCTCCGCCTGCGCAGCCAGCGGCGTGTCGTATCCTCAACTGCTTCTGCCCGCGGCGACGCTGGGCGTGGTTCTCACCATCGCCTTGTCTCTCATCAGCAACTACGTCAGCCCGGCGTTCTGGGAAGCCATGGCTCGCACGAGCACGCGCAGCGTCGCCGAAGTCGTAGTCGGCCGCATCTCGCGCGGCGAGCCGGTGCAGACGGACACGCTCACGCTCTACGCGAGGCAGGCGCTGCGCATACCCGTTCCCGAAGGCGTGGACGCCGACGCGGCGATCGGGCTCGACCGCGTGCTGGCGGTGAACATGCGGCGGGGTGAGGTCATTTCAACCCAGACCGCCCGGCAGTGCATCATCTACCTCAAGCACACCGGCAGCATGACGGTCATCACGCCCATCATGGACCAGGGCCGCATGTTCCAGATCAAGGATGAAGGCGCGCAGGTGCGGGTAAGCGCCTCGGCGGCGCTGCTGCCCGAACTGGTGGTGGAAGACGAGATCGAGCGCTCGCCGCGCTTCATGGATGTCGGCCGGCTCAAGGCCGTGCACCGCGCGCCGGAAACCTACTCGCGCGTCGCGCAGAAGATCGATGAACTCCGGCGGTGGATGACCCAGCGCGAACTCTTCCACCTCATCGACCAACGCCTGCGCGAGACGGGGACGATGCGATTCTCGACCACGCGCCTCGGCCAGGACAACCAGCCGGTGGCGGCGCAGGTCGAACTCGCCGCCGGCGGACTGGTGGCGGGGGACGAGTCGTGGACCGTCCTGCCCCCGGCGGGCGGCGGGCTGGTGCGACTCACCATCACCGAAGGCATCAAGCGCACCGTCGCGCTTGAAAGCAGGCAGGTGAGGCTGCGGCCGCGCATCCGCCTGCTGCCCGAAGAGCCGACGCTGGACGCCGAGTTCAGTCAGGTCACGCAGATCGCGCTGGACACCTCGCCCAACCGTTCAAGGCAGTTTGAGCAGCAGACGGTGCCCTACCTGCGCGTCGAAGCCCCGATCGTGCGCGAACTCCAGAATCAGCCGGCTCGCGAACTCGTCAAAGCCGCGCAGAAATACGGCGACGACGCGACGCTGCGGCGTCTGGACACGGCCATCAGAACCGAAGTCAGCCGGCTGCTTCGCAGCATCGTCGCACGGATCCACGAACGGGCCGCGATGAGTGTGAGTTGCCTGGTCATGATGCTGCTCGGCTCGGTCCTGGCCATCTCGATGCGCAACGCCCTGCCCCTCACCGTCTACTTCTGGTCGTTCATCCCCGCGATTCTCGGCCTCGTCGTGATCAGTTCGGGCGCCGACGTCGTCAACGACGTGAGCCAGTTCAAGCACGCGGACGTGGTCGGCCTCGTCGTCATGTGGTCGGGCAACCTGCTCATGGCAGCCATGTCGCTGGCGTTTCTGCGGAGGGTGATGCGCAACTGA
- a CDS encoding LptF/LptG family permease: MTFLDRYILRQFLLNFVLLFLLLFVFTCMVDLFLNIDRFVEAVDATVPAEGMSGLARASATAWMVIDFYAPRVFQFYSFLLGIISIGAIGFTLVQLHRHREMTAVLAAGVSLHRVAMPLIIAVIVLNVLQLVNREVMLPRLAPMLLRQHGEIGRSEVEGFRVNMASDGKDRVIYARHFSPAAGKLEQPFIWEYDENDELARLITASSAKWDGDGWALTDGRATPLSQADTMTAPAPQPVARIQSHLDPTALLMRRHLEFRQMLNLRQLGELVQREGTRGVDELQRMRFGRFSQVLINILTLLITLPFFLLREPRNLLVQSVNCSAVGLTAQIGGAVGVTVGIPWVPPAASVFAIPLLILLPLAVWRLMRVET, translated from the coding sequence ATGACGTTCCTCGATCGTTACATCCTCCGCCAGTTCCTGCTGAACTTCGTGCTGCTGTTCCTGCTGCTGTTCGTGTTCACCTGCATGGTCGATCTCTTTCTGAACATCGACCGGTTCGTCGAAGCCGTGGATGCGACGGTGCCCGCCGAGGGCATGAGCGGGCTGGCGCGGGCGTCGGCGACGGCGTGGATGGTGATCGACTTCTACGCCCCGCGCGTGTTCCAGTTCTACTCATTCCTGCTGGGCATCATCAGCATCGGCGCCATCGGCTTCACCCTCGTGCAACTGCACCGGCACCGGGAGATGACGGCGGTGCTCGCCGCGGGCGTGAGCCTGCACCGCGTGGCCATGCCGCTCATCATCGCCGTGATCGTGCTCAACGTGCTGCAACTGGTCAACCGCGAAGTCATGCTGCCGCGCCTGGCGCCGATGCTGCTGCGCCAACACGGCGAGATCGGCCGCTCGGAAGTCGAGGGCTTTCGCGTAAACATGGCCAGCGACGGCAAGGACCGCGTCATCTACGCCCGGCATTTCTCGCCCGCCGCCGGCAAACTCGAACAGCCGTTCATCTGGGAGTACGACGAGAACGACGAACTGGCGCGGCTGATCACCGCGAGCAGCGCGAAGTGGGACGGCGACGGCTGGGCGCTGACCGACGGCCGGGCCACGCCGCTGAGCCAGGCCGACACCATGACCGCCCCGGCGCCGCAGCCCGTGGCCCGGATCCAGTCGCACCTCGATCCCACCGCGCTTCTCATGCGCCGGCATCTTGAGTTTCGCCAGATGCTCAACCTGCGCCAACTGGGCGAACTCGTGCAGCGCGAGGGCACGCGCGGCGTCGATGAGCTGCAGCGCATGCGCTTCGGCCGCTTCTCGCAGGTGCTCATCAACATCCTCACGCTGCTCATCACCCTGCCGTTCTTCCTCCTTCGCGAGCCGCGCAACCTGCTCGTGCAGTCGGTGAATTGCTCGGCCGTCGGCCTGACGGCGCAGATCGGCGGCGCCGTGGGCGTCACAGTCGGCATTCCCTGGGTGCCGCCCGCCGCGTCGGTGTTCGCCATCCCCCTGCTGATCCTGCTGCCGCTCGCGGTGTGGCGCCTGATGCGAGTCGAGACATGA
- a CDS encoding class I SAM-dependent methyltransferase, translating to MSAGEDQSGQPRDAYLEPYRQAVEHFGATFDATLWHNRDYQMVRFDVLRQMVDLNDLVLLDAGCGLGDLCEFLAERNVRLRRYVGVDGVAEIIAGAAARQLPRAEFHCRDFVADPAVLAIGQPDVIYFSGSLNTVPEQQARAVLERAWTTARRGVVFNFLSNRASPAALSRDTGPARRFDTLDWIDWALRATPVMLFRQDYLGGHDATIAMMRSAAD from the coding sequence ATGAGCGCCGGCGAAGATCAGAGCGGGCAACCCCGCGACGCCTACCTCGAACCATATCGACAGGCCGTCGAGCACTTCGGCGCGACCTTCGACGCCACGCTTTGGCACAATCGAGATTACCAGATGGTCCGCTTCGATGTGCTCCGGCAGATGGTGGACCTGAACGACCTCGTGCTGCTCGACGCCGGCTGCGGCCTGGGCGATCTGTGCGAGTTCCTGGCCGAGCGCAACGTGCGGCTGCGGCGCTACGTCGGCGTGGATGGCGTGGCGGAGATCATCGCCGGCGCCGCCGCACGCCAGTTGCCGCGCGCCGAGTTCCACTGCCGCGACTTCGTGGCCGACCCGGCCGTGCTGGCGATCGGCCAGCCGGATGTGATCTACTTCTCCGGCTCGCTCAACACCGTGCCCGAGCAGCAGGCCCGCGCGGTGCTCGAGCGGGCGTGGACGACGGCGCGGCGGGGCGTGGTGTTCAACTTTCTATCCAATCGCGCTTCGCCCGCCGCCCTGAGCCGCGACACCGGCCCGGCCCGCCGCTTTGACACCCTCGACTGGATCGACTGGGCGCTGCGGGCCACTCCGGTGATGCTCTTCCGCCAGGACTACCTCGGCGGCCACGACGCAACGATCGCGATGATGCGGTCCGCAGCGGATTGA
- a CDS encoding DMT family protein, translating into MAVIVQTALMLVVSNLFMTFAWYAHLKDLNHKPWFIAALVSWGIAFFEYLVQVPANRIGYTELRLDQLKIMQEVITLIVFIPFAVLYMRQPMRLDYLWASLCICGAVYFMFRGHVAPVAPPAP; encoded by the coding sequence ATGGCAGTCATCGTCCAAACCGCGCTCATGCTCGTCGTGTCAAACCTCTTCATGACCTTCGCGTGGTACGCGCACCTCAAGGACCTCAACCACAAGCCGTGGTTCATCGCGGCCCTGGTGAGCTGGGGCATCGCCTTCTTCGAGTACCTCGTTCAGGTGCCCGCCAACCGCATCGGCTACACGGAACTCCGCCTCGATCAGTTGAAGATCATGCAGGAGGTGATCACGCTGATCGTGTTCATCCCCTTCGCGGTGCTGTACATGCGCCAGCCGATGAGGCTGGATTACCTCTGGGCGAGCCTGTGCATCTGCGGCGCCGTGTATTTCATGTTCCGCGGCCATGTCGCACCCGTGGCGCCGCCGGCGCCTTGA
- the raiA gene encoding ribosome-associated translation inhibitor RaiA gives MLIQVNAAEFHSTPAIIAHVENEVEKALKIYRDRITRVEVHLHDDNGPKAGPDKRCVMEARPASHKPLAVENTSTDMYEAIIGAAGKLERAVRKLVEKEREYGGGK, from the coding sequence ATGCTCATCCAGGTGAACGCGGCCGAGTTTCACAGCACGCCGGCGATCATCGCGCACGTCGAAAACGAAGTGGAGAAGGCCCTCAAGATCTACCGCGATCGCATCACCCGCGTCGAGGTGCACCTGCATGACGACAACGGACCCAAGGCCGGGCCGGACAAGCGCTGCGTCATGGAGGCCCGGCCGGCTTCGCACAAACCGCTCGCCGTCGAGAATACCTCCACGGACATGTACGAGGCCATCATCGGCGCGGCAGGCAAACTCGAGCGGGCCGTGCGCAAACTCGTGGAGAAAGAGCGCGAATACGGCGGCGGCAAGTAA
- a CDS encoding peroxiredoxin has translation MALQLGDIAPDFTAQTTQGTIQFHRWLGDGWGILFSHPADYTPVCTTELGACARLMSEFDKRHVKVAALSVDPLESHHGWIGDINETQNADVNFPIIADADRKVANLYGMIHPNASETATVRSVFVIGPDKKIKLTLTYPASTGRNFDELLRVIDSLQLTANYQVATPANWKHGQDCIVVPAVPTADIPAKFPKGYREVKPYLRYTPQPNL, from the coding sequence ATGGCACTGCAACTCGGAGACATCGCGCCCGACTTCACCGCCCAGACCACGCAGGGCACGATCCAGTTCCATCGCTGGCTCGGCGACGGCTGGGGGATTCTCTTTTCGCACCCGGCCGACTACACCCCCGTGTGCACGACCGAGCTCGGCGCCTGCGCGCGGCTCATGAGCGAATTCGATAAGCGCCACGTAAAGGTCGCGGCGCTCAGCGTCGATCCGCTCGAGTCGCACCATGGCTGGATCGGCGACATCAACGAAACGCAGAACGCCGATGTGAACTTCCCCATCATCGCCGACGCCGACCGCAAGGTCGCCAACCTCTACGGCATGATCCACCCCAACGCATCAGAGACGGCGACGGTGCGCAGCGTCTTTGTCATCGGGCCGGATAAGAAGATCAAACTCACGCTCACCTACCCCGCCTCGACGGGACGTAACTTCGACGAGCTGCTGCGCGTCATCGACTCGCTTCAACTCACGGCGAACTACCAGGTGGCGACGCCGGCGAACTGGAAGCACGGGCAGGACTGCATCGTGGTCCCGGCCGTGCCGACGGCGGACATCCCGGCCAAGTTCCCCAAGGGCTACCGCGAGGTGAAGCCGTACCTAAGGTACACGCCGCAGCCGAATCTGTGA